In Pseudomonas sp. PDNC002, the DNA window CACGATGAGGCGTTGGATGAGCAGATTCTGCAATTGATCCGGCACTTCGGCGCGCACAGTCGCAACATCGCGAAGGCGGCCCTGCAGCCGTAAAAGAGGGCTGGCAATTACGCCGGGGCTGCGTGGGCCCCGGCGTAATCGCACAAGTCGCTTAGCCGCCGGAGCAGCCGTTGCCCCACACCTGATATTCGACGGTGTGACGCTGACCCTGGGAATCTTCGTAGGTCATGCGCGCCGGCACGATGCCGCACTCGCTGGACACGTCGGTGGTCGAGATCACGTGGGCGACGTCCAGTTTCATGTCGTAGGTGTACTGCTCCACGGCCGCGCTTGGCGCCTGGTCGGCGGCGTTCACCTGCTCGGCCAGGGCGAGCGAAGAGAAGCCCAGCATGGCCAGGATGACT includes these proteins:
- a CDS encoding DUF2790 domain-containing protein, translated to MKAVVILAMLGFSSLALAEQVNAADQAPSAAVEQYTYDMKLDVAHVISTTDVSSECGIVPARMTYEDSQGQRHTVEYQVWGNGCSGG